In Daphnia pulex isolate KAP4 chromosome 7, ASM2113471v1, one genomic interval encodes:
- the LOC124198595 gene encoding 97 kDa heat shock protein-like, whose translation MATTPVIGIDFGNESCFIGVARAGGIEVIINDYSQRDTPSFVALTSKNRMMGTSAKNQIITNISNTVFAFKRLLGLRFDDPLVAEEQKHLPQTLVSTPDGEVGYNVWYLGEEVTLGVRQIVAMLLTKVKDIAESALECKVFECVLAVPYFFTDAQRRALLDAAAIADLQVLRLLNEPSAAAVAYGLYRTSTDLPNAEQPPRHVAFVDFGSSALQVAISAFHKGKVKMLACTFDPALGGRSIDITIAHQLAQGFNKPGSDVTKNKRSWIRLLAEVDKLKRQMSANVSALPINVECLIDERDFSAKMKRSDMEELCAPLFERVENTLRRCLAESGLKQEDISEIELIGGSTRIPAVKSLIEQVFGKPPSTTLNQDECVARGAAIMAAMLSPSFKVREFSLTDLQPYAINLNWSGEDVEHGEMEVFPKFHSVPFSKILTFFRKSPFVLTARYVDPDVGHIQKSDTISQFHIQGVKPGAQGEAQKVKVKVRLNLHGILQVVSATMMEKQGTTQTNSEVTAEAANTETESMETETSPENQEPAADVTKMDTNEGETQEGEKAAAAQPAQTKQIVKAIDLQFESKTSSFTQQKIQELTEREAGFRSVDNQERDRIDSKNALEEFVLNIRGRVNDSDDLECYIEPNVRDELVKMADTTESWLYDEGEDCKKNEYVEKLQQLQNLAAPAQARKRDHESTPRAAEMFAASLNRFKKAYTAYHSGDAAYDHWTPEEAKKLELAIAEKTSWLDANISRVKATLKTKDLPIKAAAFHSEQQAFESSMNPVLNKPKPQPPAPPAEAAQSGKPEDAANAAPPTGEKMETE comes from the exons ATGGCCACTACACCAGTAATTGGAATTGATTTTGGCAATGAATCTTGCTTCATTGGTGTTGCCAGAGCTGGAGGCATTGAAGTTATTATCAATGATTACAGTCAGCGTGACACACC gaGCTTTGTGGCGCTTACCTCAAAGAACCGGATGATGGGAACATCTGCCAAAAATCAGATCATTACTAACATCAGCAACACAGTGTTTGCTTTTAAGCGTTTGCTTGGTCTCCGATTTGATGATCCTTTGGTAGCAGAGGAGCAGAAACATTTGCCTCAAACTCTGGTTTCCACACCTGATGGAGAAGTTGGATATAATGTATGGTATTTGGGAGAAGAAGTCACATTGGGCGTGAGGCAAATTGTTGCTATGCTTCTTACAAAAGTGAAAGATATTGCTGAATCTGCTTTGGAGTGTAAAGTGTTTGAGTGTGTCCTTGCTGTCCCATATTTTTTCACTGACGCGCAGAGAAGAGCTCTTTTAGATGCTGCTGCCATCGCCGATCttcag GTTTTGCGTTTGTTGAATGAGCCCAGCGCTGCTGCAGTAGCATACGGTCTTTATCGCACTTCCACTGACCTGCCAAATGCCGAACAGCCTCCCCGTCATGTCGCTTTCGTTGATTTTGGTTCTTCGGCTTTGCAGGTTGCTATTTCAGCATTCCACAAAGGCAAAGTGAAG ATGTTGGCCTGCACCTTCGATCCTGCCTTGGGAGGTCGCTCCATCGATATTACCATCGCTCATCAATTGGCACAAGGATTTAACAAGCCAGGAAGCGATGTGACCAAAAACAAGCGTTCCTGGATTCGTCTCTTAGCTgag GTTGATAAATTGAAACGTCAAATGTCTGCGAACGTCTCTGCCCTTCCTATTAACGTCGAATGCCTGATCGATGAAAGAGATTTCTCTGCAAAGATGAAAAG ATCCGACATGGAAGAGCTTTGCGCCCCTCTCTTCGAACGAGTTGAAAACACATTGCGACGATGTCTTGCCGAATCGGGACTGAAACAGGAAGATATTTCTGAGATTGAACTTATTGGTGGCTCGACTCGTATCCCTGCTGTCAAATCACTAATCGAGCAGGTCTTTGGCAAACCACCCTCCACAACTCTAAATCAGGACGAATGCGTTGCCCGTGGCGCTGCTATTATGGCTGCCATGCTGTCTCCTAGTTTCAAGGTCCGTGAATTCTCTCTTACCGATCTTCAGCCCTATGCAATCAACTTGAATTGGAGCGGCGAAGACGTTGAGCACGG agaGATGGAAGTATTCCCCAAGTTTCATAGCGTTCCTTTCTCCAAGATTCTAACATTCTTCAGAAAGAGTCCTTTTGTGTTGACTGCTCGTTATGTCGATCCTGATGTCGGTCACATTCAGAAATCCGATACTATATCTCAATTTCACATTCAAGGTGTAAAGCCTGGCGCTCAGGGTGAAGCGCAAAAAGTTAAAGTTAAGGTTCGATTGAACCTTCACGGAATCCTTCAGGTGGTGTCAGCCACCATGATGGAGAAACAG GGAACTACTCAAACCAATAGTGAAGTCACTGCAGAGGCGGCCAACACTGAAACGGAAAGCATGGAAACGGAAACGTCTCCAGAAAACCAAGAACCAGCAGCGGATGTAACTAAAATGGACACCAATGAAGGGGAAACACAAGAGGGTGAAAAAGCAGCCGCAGCTCAGCCTGCTCAAACTAAACAAATTGTCAAAGCTATCGATCTTCAGTTTGAAAGTAAAACCAGCAGTTTTACTCAACAAAAGATACAAGAGTTGACGGAACGtgaa GCTGGTTTCCGATCAGTTGATAACCAGGAGAGAGACCGCATTGACTCGAAGAACGCACTGGAAGAGTTCGTTCTAAACATTCGCGGCCGCGTCAACGATTCTGACGACTTGGAATGTTATATTGAGCCAAATGTTCGAGATGAACTTGTTAAAATGGCCGATACCACTGAGAGTTGGCTTTATGATGAAGGCGAAGACTGCAAGAAAAACGAATACGTCGAAAAATTGCAGCAGCTTCAG AATTTAGCTGCTCCTGCACAGGCCCGTAAGCGTGATCATGAAAGCACTCCTCGTGCCGCCGAAATGTTTGCTGCTTCTTTGAATCGTTTCAAGAAAGCGTACACTGCTTATCATAGTGGTGATGCAGCCTACGATCACTGGACGCCCGAAGAAGCCAAGAAGTTGGAACTAGCAATTGCCGAAAAAACTTCTTGGTTGGATGCCAACATCAGCCGTGTGAAGGCAACTCTTAAGACTAAGGACTTGCCTATTAAAGCTGCTGCCTTCCATAGCGAACAGCAG GCTTTTGAAAGCAGCATGAATCCAGTTTTGAACAAACCCAAACCACAGCCTCCTGCCCCACCGGCTGAAGCTGCACAGTCGGGCAAGCCAGAGGATGCTGCCAACGCCGCTCCACCTACTGGTGAGAAGATGGAGACGGAGTGA
- the LOC124198596 gene encoding uncharacterized protein LOC124198596 isoform X1 has product MNEENLEWGWKPILIAMRFIGFDLRDPLVSPNNSWFNFYSLLCLVYTAFWHVFDCVDTTKFFMRVVDSDPPSNISLVVITNVMVDTYNNAFHSVGIQLTVHFMARSNWKEMWQVVQRIGRRFDFKFYVHLRIVSSSAVVAVIVIELYLLASGIVYTALSPHLTFILHGKLFALILAEIYRICGSSLFIVCALSASDVFSQLKNEIDEASRYLNPPDASSILKWKHTHALACVYVDSINRCFGPILLIDICCIFLRMINSVFQVSVGLNVHKSRSSIYHTLYSLELFFQFWIVCIVASRLQIKATNIIQTIRKLPTATLETQRLTGTLLIQVHHSAPSISAYGLVKINHKLVLKVTKLGCYKEKFLNSILFHMQLIGTTFSYFIIINQFYLLEDPLQQ; this is encoded by the exons ATGAACGAAGAAAATCTTGAGTGGGGTTGGAAGCCCATATTAATAGCTATGCGCTTCATCGGTTTTGATTTGAGAGATCCTTTAGTTTCTCCTAACAACAGttggtttaatttttattctttgctATGTCTTGTGTACACTGCATTTTGGCACGTATTCGATTGTGTCGACACCACAAAGTTTTTCATGAGGGTGGTGGACTCGGATCCTCCTTCGAACATATCATTAGTCGTTATCACGAACGTTATGGTTGACACCTACAACAATGCGTTTCATTCCGTTGGAATCCAACTAACTGTTCATTTTATGGCTCGCTCTAATTGGAAGGAAATGTGGCAGGTTGTTCAGCGCATCGGAAGAAGATTCGATTTTAAATTCTATGTACATTTAAGGATAGTTTCATCATCAGCTGTAGTTGCCGTCATAGTGATA GAACTATACCTTTTGGCATCAGGAATAGTTTACACTGCTTTAAGCCCTCATCTTACCTTTATCCTACATGGAAAACTCTTTGCATTAATTTTGGCGGAAATCTACAGAATTTGTGGATCCAGTTTGTTTATTGTTTGCGCCCTTAGTGCTTCAGATGTGTTTAGTCaactgaaaaatgaaattgatgaagCAAGTCGGTATTTGAATCCTCCTGATGCTTCATCTATTCTTAAATGGAAACATACTCACGCATTGGCTTGCGTGTACGTTGACTCGATTAACCGTTGCTTCGGACCAATTCTTCTGATCGACATTTGTTGCATCTTCCTGCGGATGATTAATTCAGTTTTCCAAGTCTCTGTAGGATTAAACGTACACAAATCCAGGTCAAGCATTTATCATACCTTGTACTCATTAGagctttttttccaattttggaTCGTTTGTATCGTCGCCAGCAGACTTCAAATAAAG gCAACGAATATTATACAAACAATCCGCAAGCTACCAACCGCAACTCTTGAGACACAACGACTG ACAGGAACTCTTCTTATTCAGGTGCATCATTCTGCGCCTTCCATATCCGCGTATGGACTGGTAAAAATTAACCACAAACTTGTACTAAAGGTGACTAAATTAGGGtgttacaaagaaaaatttctgaataGTATTTTGTTCCACATGCAGCTGATTGGTACAACTTTTAGTTACTTCATTataatcaatcaattttatttactgGAGGATCCATTACAACAATAG
- the LOC124198596 gene encoding gustatory and pheromone receptor 39a-like isoform X2 — protein MNEENLEWGWKPILIAMRFIGFDLRDPLVSPNNSWFNFYSLLCLVYTAFWHVFDCVDTTKFFMRVVDSDPPSNISLVVITNVMVDTYNNAFHSVGIQLTVHFMARSNWKEMWQVVQRIGRRFDFKFYVHLRIVSSSAVVAVIVIELYLLASGIVYTALSPHLTFILHGKLFALILAEIYRICGSSLFIVCALSASDVFSQLKNEIDEASRYLNPPDASSILKWKHTHALACVYVDSINRCFGPILLIDICCIFLRMINSVFQVSVGLNVHKSRSSIYHTLYSLELFFQFWIVCIVASRLQIKATNIIQTIRKLPTATLETQRLTGTLLIQVHHSAPSISAYGLVKINHKLVLKLIGTTFSYFIIINQFYLLEDPLQQ, from the exons ATGAACGAAGAAAATCTTGAGTGGGGTTGGAAGCCCATATTAATAGCTATGCGCTTCATCGGTTTTGATTTGAGAGATCCTTTAGTTTCTCCTAACAACAGttggtttaatttttattctttgctATGTCTTGTGTACACTGCATTTTGGCACGTATTCGATTGTGTCGACACCACAAAGTTTTTCATGAGGGTGGTGGACTCGGATCCTCCTTCGAACATATCATTAGTCGTTATCACGAACGTTATGGTTGACACCTACAACAATGCGTTTCATTCCGTTGGAATCCAACTAACTGTTCATTTTATGGCTCGCTCTAATTGGAAGGAAATGTGGCAGGTTGTTCAGCGCATCGGAAGAAGATTCGATTTTAAATTCTATGTACATTTAAGGATAGTTTCATCATCAGCTGTAGTTGCCGTCATAGTGATA GAACTATACCTTTTGGCATCAGGAATAGTTTACACTGCTTTAAGCCCTCATCTTACCTTTATCCTACATGGAAAACTCTTTGCATTAATTTTGGCGGAAATCTACAGAATTTGTGGATCCAGTTTGTTTATTGTTTGCGCCCTTAGTGCTTCAGATGTGTTTAGTCaactgaaaaatgaaattgatgaagCAAGTCGGTATTTGAATCCTCCTGATGCTTCATCTATTCTTAAATGGAAACATACTCACGCATTGGCTTGCGTGTACGTTGACTCGATTAACCGTTGCTTCGGACCAATTCTTCTGATCGACATTTGTTGCATCTTCCTGCGGATGATTAATTCAGTTTTCCAAGTCTCTGTAGGATTAAACGTACACAAATCCAGGTCAAGCATTTATCATACCTTGTACTCATTAGagctttttttccaattttggaTCGTTTGTATCGTCGCCAGCAGACTTCAAATAAAG gCAACGAATATTATACAAACAATCCGCAAGCTACCAACCGCAACTCTTGAGACACAACGACTG ACAGGAACTCTTCTTATTCAGGTGCATCATTCTGCGCCTTCCATATCCGCGTATGGACTGGTAAAAATTAACCACAAACTTGTACTAAAG CTGATTGGTACAACTTTTAGTTACTTCATTataatcaatcaattttatttactgGAGGATCCATTACAACAATAG
- the LOC124198432 gene encoding uncharacterized protein LOC124198432 — protein MGNKRRRESEASSSSESSSSSSSTDTSDASSTDSYVASRRKKGSKRDTSPDRIQKNPSNPKASGSGSAAAASVALSNLIRATLGGAGEEVPAQGRDGDAGGMVAPAGAVAAANGVAAANGVAAADGVAAADGVAQERPIPAVGQALLQLASFIEAQHAPKSSRKKRLKPSIKQSRRMLKRLRRGASNKRVGQLKSKYRLDVEDSMDFKVPSIDFEMHLKLQKLLGPSTGKGVNEVEKTLYKVQQSMLPVFSVLAFLESKELEGDAGKAVRHLAELIGRSYFDVSDLRRRNILEIVGPAIIPLLEDREIFEVSEGKDLFGSSVMKRLSKSGRFVRELVDLDVGGQRKGKLPVKERVSLPSSHDQQSSYRGRQTNHSSGGAGNIRDDNGNQRHAVRFQQPDSRGTGHGVGDQGRQGPGSASRWNNNQQDWSDNRYAIDLIYSLSSSPPPIALSIIGGRIRHFWRAWGLISADPWILSVVRNGLELEFESPPTMLNFPSNARMGEEQLNIGRDEVRSLIQKGAAVRASTIRFVSQMFIIKKQSGGFRPIINLKSLNQFVVYRHFKMENLASLRHLIVKGDWMVKLDLKDAYLTVPVHRDFHEFLQFIWEGEVFQFTCLCFGLASAPWAFTKLLKPVVAFLRSLGFRVIIYLDDIILLNQCRRVIVEQLNFIKKLLQILGFVINSEKSVETPAQLMEFLGMLVDSILMRFRLPEKKIESIGTRSAELAKRSRVALRELASLLGSFTWAATAVPFAQAHYREVQALYIEGARANEGNLQGKIVLSRAAKEELEWWAKNLATGEGQSMFESEPIMSICADASLSGWGAECNGLRTGMTWSQDEAGSHINELELLGAFNALRSFAAFERNCTVELRLDNTTAVAYINKKGGTHSESLTRLAVQVARWCEERNVSLRAQYLPGILNVIADRESRRRIDWSDWQLDPRTFQALWRVWKVSIDLFANPWNAQLPKFVSWNPQPGAWAWNAFSLNWAELKGAYAFPPFAVIRDCLSKARREKASILLICPLWPAQPWFPTLLSMACDTPRVLRPSPGLLRSVKGETNPLCSIPGFRLVAWKLSGRCTESKVFREKWSSFSWGPSDQIQPARTVVPGEFGQIGVWEGVRIPCVMI, from the coding sequence ATGGGGAATAAAAGGCGTAGGGAATCGGAAGCTTCTAGTTCTAGTGAATCTTCAAGTTCGTCGTCTTCGACAGACACTTCGGACGCCTCGTCCACCGACTCGTACGTCGCATCACGTAGGAAGAAGGGCAGTAAAAGGGACACGTCCCCCGATCGTATCCAAAAAAATCCCAGCAATCCGAAGGCGAGTGGTTCAGGGAGTGCTGCCGCAGCCTCAGTAGCACTGTCAAATCTTATTCGTGCAACTTTGGGTGGAGCCGGGGAAGAAGTCCCAGCCCAAGGAAGAGATGGTGATGCAGGCGGAATGGTTGCTCCGGCGGGGGCCGTGGCAGCAGCAAACGGTGTGGCAGCAGCAAACGGagtggcagcagcagacggagtggcagcagcagacggagTGGCTCAGGAGAGACCGATTCCAGCGGTGGGGCAGGCCCTGTTACAGCTAGCCTCCTTCATAGAAGCTCAGCACGCCCCAAAAAGTAGTAGGAAGAAAAGACTCAAGCCTTCAATCAAGCAGAGCAGGCGCATGCTGAAAAGACTGAGAAGAGGAGCGAGCAACAAGAGAGTTGGGCAGCTGAAATCCAAATACAGATTGGATGTGGAAGACAGCATGGACTTTAAGGTCCCGTCAATCGACTTCGAGATGCACTTAAAATTGCAAAAGTTGTTAGGCCCATCAACCGGAAAAGGAGTCAATGAAGTTGAGAAGACTCTTTACAAAGTGCAGCAATCCATGCTCCCAGTTTTCTCAGTGCTTGCGTTTTTGGAGTCCAAAGAGTTGGAAGGAGATGCGGGTAAAGCAGTCCGTCATTTGGCTGAGTTAATCGGAAGATCCTATTTTGACGTTTCTGACTTGCGCCGTCGGAACATCTTGGAGATAGTGGGCCCTGCGATCATTCCGCTTCTAGAAGACCGtgaaatttttgaagtcaGTGAAGGAAAAGATCTGTTCGGGAGCTCCGTCATGAAGAGGCTATCGAAAAGTGGGCGTTTCGTCAGAGAGCTGGTCGACCTGGACGTAGGAGGGCAGAGAAAGGGCAAGCTGCCAGTCAAAGAACGTGTCTCCTTACCCTCTTCCCACGATCAGCAGAGCAGTTACCGAGGCCGGCAGACCAACCACAGCAGTGGCGGAGCCGGTAACATCCGAGATGACAACGGTAACCAACGGCATGCCGTCCGTTTTCAGCAACCAGACTCCCGAGGTACCGGACACGGCGTAGGTGATCAGGGCCGCCAAGGGCCCGGATCGGCTAGCCGATGGAATAACAACCAACAGGATTGGAGCGACAATAGGTACGCAATAGATTTAATATATTCCCTTTCTAGCTCCCCTCCCCCAATAGCTTTAAGTATTATTGGTGGaagaataagacatttttggAGAGCTTGGGGACTTATTTCAGCCGATCCTTGGATCCTTAGTGTGGTCAGGAACGGGCTGGAACTTGAGTTCGAGTCACCTCCCACGATGCTTAATTTTCCGTCGAACGCACGAATGGGAGAAGAGCAATTGAACATTGGGCGGGACGAAGTTAGGTCGTTAATTCAAAAAGGAGCGGCGGTAAGGGCCAGTACGATCCGGTTTGTCAGCCAGATGTTCATTATAAAGAAACAGTCGGGAGGATTTAGACctataattaatttgaaaagtcTCAATCAATTTGTGGTATATAGACACTTTAAGATGGAGAACCTGGCCTCGCTCAGGCACTTGATCGTAAAAGGGGATTGGATGGTGAAGCTGGACCTAAAAGACGCGTATTTGACAGTCCCCGTCCATCGTGATTTCCACGAGTTCCTTCAATTCATATGGGAAGGGGAAGTGTTCCAGTTTACCTGTCTTTGCTTCGGCCTGGCCTCTGCCCCTTGGGCGTTCACTAAGCTTTTAAAACCAGTGGTAGCTTTCTTGAGGAGCCTCGGGTTTAGGGTGATCATTTATCTCGATGACATCATCCTGCTGAATCAGTGTAGGAGGGTAATCGTAGAgcaactaaattttattaaaaaattgttacaaATTCTGGGTTTTGTGATCAATTCGGAGAAGTCTGTAGAGACTCCGGCCCAATTGATGGAATTTTTGGGCATGTTGGTCGACTCAATTTTGATGCGGTTCCGCttgccagaaaaaaagatcgagTCAATAGGAACCAGGAGTGCGGAATTGGCAAAAAGATCAAGGGTAGCACTGAGGGAGCTAGCGAGTCTGTTAGGCAGTTTTACCTGGGCGGCAACAGCGGTGCCGTTTGCACAGGCTCACTACAGAGAGGTGCAAGCTCTTTATATAGAAGGCGCAAGAGCGAATGAAGGGAACCTGCAGGGAAAAATTGTCCTTTCACGAGCAGCCAAAGAAGAGTTAGAGTGGTGGGCAAAAAACCTGGCCACCGGTGAAGGCCAGTCTATGTTTGAGTCAGAGCCCATCATGTCAATTTGTGCCGACGCGTCGCTTTCGGGCTGGGGGGCGGAGTGTAACGGTCTCCGCACCGGTATGACGTGGTCACAGGATGAGGCGGGAAGCCACATCAATGAGTTGGAGTTGTTGGGCGCCTTCAATGCGCTCAGATCGTTCGCCGCATTTGAAAGGAACTGCACTGTCGAGCTCAGACTGGACAACACAACGGCCGTTGCGTATATCAATAAGAAAGGGGGCACACATTCCGAATCGTTGACGCGTTTGGCCGTCCAAGTTGCGCGCTGGTGTGAGGAGCGAAATGTTTCATTAAGGGCGCAGTATTTACCGGGAATTTTGAACGTTATCGCAGACAGGGAGTCGAGAAGGAGGATCGATTGGAGCGACTGGCAACTGGATCCGAGGACATTTCAAGCTCTTTGGAGAGTTTGGAAGGTCTCGATCGACCTGTTTGCGAACCCCTGGAACGCGCAGCTGCCAAAATTTGTGTCCTGGAACCCACAGCCCGGAGCCTGGGCATGGAATGCGTTTTCTCTGAATTGGGCGGAGCTGAAAGGGGCATATGCGTTCCCGCCATTCGCAGTCATTCGGGATTGCCTGTCGAAAGCGCGGAGGGAAAAAGCGTCGATTTTATTGATCTGCCCACTTTGGCCGGCTCAGCCGTGGTTCCCGACGCTGTTGAGCATGGCGTGCGACACCCCTCGGGTCTTGAGGCCGAGCCCAGGGCTGCTGAGATCGGTCAAAGGGGAGACGAACCCACTATGCAGCATTCCGGGCTTCCGGCTAGTCGCCTGGAAATTGTCAGGGCGATGTACGGAAAGCAAGGTTTTTCGGGAGAAGTGGTCGAGCTTTTCGTGGGGGCCATCAGATCAAATACAACCAGCGCGTACGGTAGTGCCTGGCGAATTTGGGCAGATTGGTGTGTGGGAAGGGGTTCGGATCCCATGTGTAATGATTTGA